A window of Actinopolymorpha sp. NPDC004070 contains these coding sequences:
- a CDS encoding ABC transporter permease encodes MAGRSGSLRRYLAIRLLLVVPNVFVLLTLVFLLLRVAPGDPVSAALGGRLPAAELARRRAAGGYDDPILVQYWHYLSRIFTGDFGTAVSDNRPITNILLVNGAATLSLTLAALVVACLIGIPLGLLAARYRDSLADVAIRVFGVFTYAAPVFFVGVVAIIIFTGKLGWLPSGQQASPIAQLTVEPVTHIFLLDALLAGDTKSFVDGLKHLVMPAVTLGLLITGVFIRLIRVNVAQTLRDDYVEAARARGIAERRVVFQHAFRNAMVPFVTVLGLQAALSLGGAILTETTFSWPGLGSQLVQYINARDYVAVQGIMTIFALVVVGISLLIDLINAFIDPRVRY; translated from the coding sequence ATGGCCGGCCGATCAGGGTCGTTGCGGAGGTATCTCGCCATCCGCCTCCTCCTGGTGGTTCCCAACGTGTTCGTCCTGCTCACGTTGGTGTTCCTGCTGTTGCGGGTCGCTCCCGGCGACCCGGTCTCGGCGGCCCTCGGCGGCCGGTTGCCGGCCGCCGAGCTCGCGAGACGGCGGGCGGCGGGCGGGTACGACGACCCGATCCTCGTGCAGTACTGGCACTACCTCAGCCGCATCTTCACCGGCGACTTCGGTACGGCGGTCAGTGACAACCGGCCGATCACGAACATCCTGCTGGTCAACGGCGCGGCCACGCTGAGCCTCACGCTGGCGGCCCTGGTGGTCGCCTGCCTCATCGGCATTCCGCTCGGCCTGCTGGCCGCGCGCTACCGCGACTCACTCGCCGACGTCGCGATCCGGGTGTTCGGCGTCTTCACCTACGCCGCGCCGGTCTTCTTCGTCGGCGTCGTGGCGATCATCATCTTCACCGGCAAGCTCGGCTGGCTGCCGTCGGGGCAGCAGGCCAGCCCGATCGCTCAGCTGACGGTCGAGCCGGTCACCCACATCTTCCTGCTCGACGCCTTGCTGGCCGGTGACACGAAGTCGTTCGTCGACGGGCTGAAACACCTGGTGATGCCGGCGGTCACGCTGGGGCTGCTGATCACCGGCGTGTTCATCCGGCTGATCCGGGTCAACGTCGCCCAGACGCTGCGCGACGACTACGTGGAGGCGGCCCGGGCCCGCGGCATCGCCGAACGCCGGGTGGTGTTCCAGCACGCGTTCCGCAACGCGATGGTGCCGTTCGTCACGGTGCTGGGCCTGCAGGCGGCACTGTCGCTGGGCGGTGCGATCCTCACCGAGACGACGTTCAGCTGGCCCGGTCTCGGATCACAGCTGGTGCAGTACATCAACGCCCGCGACTACGTGGCCGTGCAGGGCATCATGACCATCTTCGCCCTCGTCGTGGTGGGGATCAGCCTGCTCATCGACCTGATCAACGCGTTCATCGACCCGAGGGTGAGGTACTGA
- a CDS encoding ABC transporter permease has translation MAITPTVQSGGPITSSRRSLPGRVAAVIATPYRQSAGVARAMLVVGTVLTALIALVAILAPLVAPYDFDQVSDGGGRFPKQAAPSGDHLFGTSVQTFDVFSRVVWGARTELKVVVLSLVLTIVIGVVLGLVAGFVGGWLDRVLVLVMDALFAFPYLLLAIVVAFLLSDSLGGGVTTAAAAITAVYIPQYFRVVRNSTVSAKQATYVEAARALGAPPHTIMSRYLFTNVVQSVPVIATLNAADAVGTLAALGFLGYGIQPTDAAEWGYDLNRAMDDAASGIWWTGVFPGLAIVVLVMALTFVGEGLNETLNPTLRVRRLVPVVLPPRKPGTSAPDGPGAGKGTAGRKGEEPVGSEEGTK, from the coding sequence ATGGCGATCACCCCGACCGTCCAGTCGGGCGGACCGATCACCTCCTCCCGCCGCTCGCTGCCCGGCCGCGTCGCCGCCGTGATCGCCACGCCGTACCGCCAGTCCGCGGGTGTGGCCCGGGCGATGCTGGTCGTCGGCACCGTGCTCACCGCGCTGATCGCGCTGGTGGCGATCCTCGCGCCGCTGGTGGCGCCGTACGACTTCGACCAGGTGAGCGACGGCGGCGGCCGTTTCCCCAAGCAGGCGGCGCCAAGCGGTGACCACCTCTTCGGTACGAGCGTGCAGACCTTCGACGTGTTCTCCCGCGTGGTCTGGGGTGCGCGCACCGAACTCAAGGTCGTCGTCCTGTCCCTGGTGCTGACGATCGTGATCGGCGTGGTGCTCGGCCTGGTCGCCGGGTTCGTGGGCGGCTGGCTGGACCGCGTGCTGGTGCTGGTGATGGACGCGTTGTTCGCGTTCCCCTATCTGCTGCTGGCGATCGTGGTGGCGTTCCTGCTGTCGGACTCCCTCGGCGGCGGGGTGACGACGGCGGCCGCGGCGATCACCGCGGTCTACATCCCGCAGTACTTCCGGGTGGTACGCAACAGCACGGTGAGCGCCAAGCAGGCGACCTACGTCGAGGCCGCCCGCGCACTCGGTGCCCCGCCGCACACGATCATGTCCCGCTACCTGTTCACCAACGTCGTGCAGAGCGTGCCGGTGATCGCCACGCTGAACGCCGCGGACGCGGTGGGAACGCTGGCCGCGCTGGGCTTCCTGGGCTACGGCATCCAGCCCACCGACGCGGCCGAATGGGGATACGACCTCAACCGCGCCATGGACGACGCGGCGTCGGGCATCTGGTGGACCGGGGTGTTCCCCGGGCTCGCGATCGTGGTGCTGGTGATGGCGCTGACGTTCGTCGGCGAGGGGCTGAACGAAACGCTGAACCCGACGCTGCGGGTACGCCGGCTCGTCCCGGTGGTGCTCCCGCCGCGTAAGCCGGGCACCAGTGCCCCGGACGGTCCCGGCGCGGGCAAAGGCACCGCCGGCCGGAAGGGCGAGGAGCCGGTCGGCTCGGAGGAGGGTACGAAGTGA
- a CDS encoding ABC transporter ATP-binding protein, translating into MPTKPDSTKPDPTAGAATGAGVASPPLAEREVLMDVRDLEVHYALQGSSLGRMFGGGGEVVRAVDGVSFQLHQGEVLGLVGESGSGKTTLGRALLGLVRPTGGSIRYRDHDLGELSERRLRPLRRKLQMVFQDPSAALNPSMDIETAVGDPLRIHKLAGGKAERRAMVVEALEAVGLAPVERFLSKYPSDLSGGQKQRAVMARAVILDPELLVADEPISMLDMSVRAKILELMLELKSRLDLTYVYITHDLATAKFFCDRVAIMYLGRVVEIGPTEEIFAAPKHPYTKALLRAIPEPDPSSAVPRDLPRGEIPDAAAPPLGCSFHPRCPAAFDRCGWENRDLRTLLEEHWLGLDEETYAAERDVVGNLEELARPGHRATLRPGRGRAPEDVAALLERVRSADPDEPLWRGVRSVEVEGDGVVVDFHDGEDPRLRRADDVDVACHLY; encoded by the coding sequence TTGCCGACGAAGCCTGATTCCACGAAGCCTGATCCCACGGCCGGGGCCGCGACCGGGGCCGGTGTCGCCTCGCCTCCGCTCGCCGAGCGCGAGGTCCTGATGGACGTCCGCGATCTCGAGGTGCACTACGCCCTGCAGGGCAGCTCCCTGGGCCGGATGTTCGGTGGGGGCGGCGAGGTCGTCCGTGCGGTGGACGGTGTGTCGTTTCAGCTCCACCAGGGTGAGGTGCTCGGACTGGTGGGGGAGTCCGGCAGCGGGAAGACCACCCTCGGCCGGGCGCTGCTCGGCCTGGTCCGCCCGACCGGCGGGTCGATCCGCTACCGCGACCACGACCTCGGTGAGCTGTCCGAACGCCGGCTGCGCCCCCTGCGCCGCAAGCTGCAGATGGTGTTCCAGGACCCGAGCGCCGCGCTCAACCCGTCCATGGACATCGAGACGGCGGTCGGTGACCCGCTGCGCATCCACAAGCTGGCGGGGGGCAAGGCCGAACGCCGGGCGATGGTGGTCGAGGCGCTGGAGGCCGTCGGCCTGGCGCCGGTCGAGCGGTTCCTGTCGAAGTACCCAAGCGACCTGTCCGGCGGTCAGAAGCAGCGTGCCGTGATGGCGCGGGCGGTCATCCTCGACCCGGAGTTGCTGGTCGCCGACGAGCCGATCTCGATGCTGGACATGAGCGTACGGGCCAAGATCCTCGAGCTGATGCTGGAGCTGAAGAGCCGCCTCGACCTCACCTACGTCTACATCACCCACGACCTGGCCACGGCGAAGTTCTTCTGCGACCGGGTGGCGATCATGTACCTCGGCCGGGTGGTCGAGATCGGCCCGACCGAGGAGATCTTCGCCGCGCCCAAACACCCGTACACCAAGGCGTTGCTCCGCGCGATCCCCGAGCCCGACCCGAGCAGCGCGGTGCCGCGCGACCTGCCCCGCGGGGAGATTCCGGACGCCGCCGCCCCACCGCTGGGGTGTTCGTTCCACCCGCGGTGCCCGGCGGCGTTCGACCGGTGCGGCTGGGAGAACCGCGACCTGCGCACCCTGCTCGAGGAGCACTGGCTCGGCCTGGACGAGGAGACCTACGCGGCCGAACGCGACGTCGTCGGCAACCTCGAGGAGCTCGCCCGGCCCGGGCACCGGGCAACCCTGCGGCCCGGCCGGGGCAGGGCGCCCGAGGACGTCGCCGCGTTGCTGGAACGCGTGCGCTCCGCCGACCCGGACGAGCCGCTGTGGCGTGGCGTGCGAAGCGTCGAGGTGGAAGGGGACGGTGTCGTGGTGGACTTCCACGACGGCGAGGACCCGCGGCTGCGCCGGGCCGACGACGTGGACGTCGCCTGCCACCTGTACTGA
- a CDS encoding response regulator transcription factor produces the protein MSPGTPVRVLLVDDQPLLRTGFRMILESEPDIVVVGEAGDGQKAVAESRALQPDVVLMDIRMPRMDGVEATRLITGTERGGTVRVLVLTTFDLDEYVVDALRAGASGFLLKDVPPEDLADAIRIVARGEAVVAPTVTRRLLDRFATVLPSESKESAKELAQLTEREREVLRLMSRGMSNAEIAGELYVSETTVKTHVGNVLAKLGLRDRVQAVVFAYESGLVRPGGR, from the coding sequence ATGTCTCCGGGCACGCCCGTACGCGTGCTCCTGGTGGACGACCAGCCCCTGCTGCGGACCGGGTTCCGGATGATCCTGGAGTCCGAGCCGGACATCGTGGTGGTCGGTGAGGCCGGTGACGGGCAGAAGGCGGTCGCGGAGTCCCGTGCCCTGCAACCGGACGTCGTCCTGATGGACATCCGGATGCCCCGGATGGACGGAGTGGAGGCCACCCGGCTGATCACCGGCACCGAACGCGGCGGGACCGTCCGGGTGCTGGTGCTCACCACCTTCGACCTGGACGAGTACGTCGTCGACGCGCTGCGCGCCGGCGCCTCCGGCTTCCTGCTGAAGGACGTGCCTCCGGAGGACCTGGCCGACGCCATCCGCATCGTGGCCCGGGGCGAGGCGGTCGTCGCGCCGACCGTGACCCGCCGGCTGCTCGACCGGTTCGCGACCGTCCTGCCGTCGGAGAGTAAGGAGTCGGCCAAGGAGCTCGCCCAGCTCACCGAACGCGAACGCGAGGTCCTTCGGCTGATGTCGCGTGGCATGTCCAACGCCGAGATCGCCGGTGAGCTGTACGTCTCGGAGACGACGGTCAAGACCCACGTCGGCAACGTGCTCGCCAAGCTCGGGTTGCGAGACCGCGTGCAGGCGGTGGTGTTCGCCTACGAGAGCGGGCTGGTCCGCCCCGGCGGTCGCTAG
- a CDS encoding ABC transporter ATP-binding protein has product MNAATTDPARGRRTPSGAGSDAPVLSVHDLRVWYGTERGAVRAVDGVSFDLRPGETLGLVGESGCGKSTLGRGVLGLLPPGAKADGEIEFAGRDLLTCGRRELERLRGPELGMIFQEPLTRLNPLMRVSEHFEETLRTHEPGLGKEEIRRRSIDTLRRMGIPPSRYRAYPHEFSGGMRQRIMIALALVLRPKFVVADEPTTALDVLVEAQIIGILADLRRNFDTALLLITHNLGIVAEACDRVAVMYAGHIAEEGDAREVFSRPRHPYTRELLRSTISLQTTGLHYIPGAPPDLVEPPSGCTFHPRCPDAMVACPRQDPVEVRTPGGTRVACWLHGPSELLTEEGTAPLVREEISVADEA; this is encoded by the coding sequence GTGAACGCAGCGACGACCGACCCCGCCAGGGGACGCCGTACGCCTTCCGGCGCTGGGTCGGACGCCCCGGTCCTTTCCGTACACGACCTGCGGGTCTGGTACGGCACCGAGCGTGGTGCGGTGCGCGCGGTCGACGGCGTCTCCTTCGACCTGCGCCCGGGCGAGACGCTCGGCCTGGTCGGTGAGTCCGGCTGCGGCAAGTCGACCCTCGGCCGCGGCGTCCTCGGCCTGCTCCCGCCCGGTGCCAAGGCCGACGGCGAGATCGAGTTCGCCGGCCGCGACCTGCTCACCTGCGGCCGCCGGGAACTCGAACGACTGCGCGGGCCCGAGCTCGGGATGATCTTCCAGGAGCCGCTGACCCGGCTCAACCCGCTGATGCGGGTCAGCGAGCACTTCGAGGAGACGCTGCGTACGCACGAGCCGGGACTGGGCAAGGAGGAGATCCGGCGGCGTTCGATCGACACGCTGCGCCGGATGGGCATCCCGCCCTCGCGGTACCGCGCGTACCCGCACGAGTTCTCCGGCGGCATGCGGCAGCGGATCATGATCGCGCTCGCGCTCGTACTCCGGCCGAAGTTCGTGGTGGCCGACGAGCCCACCACCGCGCTGGACGTCCTGGTCGAGGCGCAGATCATCGGCATCCTCGCCGACCTGCGCCGCAACTTCGACACCGCGCTGCTGCTCATCACCCACAACCTCGGCATCGTGGCCGAGGCGTGTGACCGGGTGGCGGTGATGTACGCCGGGCACATCGCCGAGGAGGGCGACGCCCGCGAGGTGTTCTCCCGGCCGCGTCACCCGTACACACGGGAGCTGCTGCGCTCGACGATCTCGCTGCAGACCACCGGGCTGCACTACATTCCGGGCGCTCCGCCGGACCTGGTCGAACCACCCAGCGGGTGCACGTTCCACCCCAGGTGCCCGGACGCGATGGTGGCCTGCCCGCGCCAGGACCCGGTGGAGGTCCGCACGCCGGGGGGCACCCGGGTCGCGTGCTGGCTGCACGGGCCTTCGGAGCTGCTGACCGAGGAGGGCACCGCGCCCCTGGTCCGGGAGGAGATCAGCGTTGCCGACGAAGCCTGA
- a CDS encoding ABC transporter substrate-binding protein, which yields MRPFTGRMVRVLAAGGALALAVTACGSQSGSDTDSGGGGGKAPLVFGTTDAFGTVDPSGSYDNPGWEVLYNSAQTLLSIPPGGSTPKPDAAEKCEFTDPKTYTCTLKKDLKFSDGSPLTSKDVKFSFDRMLKIADPNGPSSIFADQLASTEAKDPQTAVFHLKFPDATWPFRLTTAAASIVPDEKYPADKLQPMGNDKIIGSGPYKVTKYDPSQQIVLEPNANYHGEKKLSNSKVLVQIYKDEKSLKSAVESGEVQVAYRTLTPTLLKDLEKNGASKKVKVVKGSGTGIQYVAFNNKKGPFAKKEVRQAAASLLDRKAIASGVYNDTVTPLYTMVPKGLPGHEEKFKSAFGDQPDVAKAKALLQKAGVSTPVTAQLWYSPDHYGEASADMYAEIKRQLEAGGLFKISLKSASWEQYKKDYAAGAYDGWQLGWYPDFPDTDNYLSPFYAKNNFIGAGYGYSNPQMDKLLTQEKSTPDQQKRQQAFSQIQTIATQDVPLIPLWQDNMIAAVRDGVTGVKDTFDPLYTFRFWLVDASKAQ from the coding sequence ATGCGACCATTCACCGGCCGGATGGTGCGGGTGCTGGCGGCGGGCGGTGCGCTGGCCCTCGCTGTGACCGCGTGCGGCAGCCAGTCCGGCAGCGACACCGACAGCGGCGGCGGTGGGGGCAAGGCGCCACTGGTCTTCGGCACCACGGACGCCTTCGGCACGGTGGACCCGTCCGGCTCCTACGACAACCCGGGCTGGGAGGTCCTCTACAACTCGGCGCAGACGCTGCTGTCGATTCCGCCGGGCGGGAGCACCCCCAAGCCCGACGCGGCCGAGAAGTGCGAGTTCACCGACCCGAAGACCTACACCTGCACCCTGAAGAAGGACCTCAAGTTCTCCGACGGCAGCCCGCTGACGAGCAAGGACGTGAAGTTCAGCTTCGACCGGATGCTGAAGATCGCCGACCCCAACGGGCCGTCGAGCATCTTCGCCGACCAGCTCGCCTCCACCGAGGCGAAGGACCCGCAGACCGCGGTCTTCCACCTGAAGTTCCCCGACGCGACCTGGCCGTTCCGCCTCACCACCGCGGCCGCCTCGATCGTGCCGGACGAGAAGTACCCGGCCGACAAGCTGCAGCCGATGGGGAACGACAAGATCATCGGCTCCGGGCCGTACAAGGTGACGAAGTACGACCCGTCCCAGCAGATCGTGCTGGAGCCGAACGCCAACTACCACGGCGAGAAGAAGCTCTCCAACAGCAAGGTGCTCGTCCAGATCTACAAGGACGAGAAGAGCCTGAAGAGCGCGGTGGAAAGCGGTGAGGTCCAGGTGGCCTACCGCACCCTCACCCCCACGCTGCTGAAGGACCTGGAGAAGAACGGCGCGTCGAAGAAGGTCAAGGTCGTCAAGGGGTCGGGCACCGGCATCCAGTATGTCGCCTTCAACAACAAGAAGGGCCCCTTCGCCAAGAAGGAGGTCCGCCAGGCCGCCGCCAGCCTGCTGGACCGGAAGGCCATCGCCAGCGGCGTCTACAACGACACCGTGACCCCGCTGTACACGATGGTTCCGAAGGGCCTGCCCGGGCACGAGGAGAAGTTCAAGTCCGCGTTCGGTGACCAGCCCGACGTGGCCAAGGCGAAGGCCCTGCTGCAGAAGGCGGGCGTGAGCACCCCGGTGACCGCGCAGCTGTGGTACAGCCCCGACCACTACGGCGAGGCCTCGGCGGACATGTACGCCGAGATCAAGCGCCAGCTCGAAGCCGGCGGCCTGTTCAAGATCTCGCTGAAGTCGGCGTCGTGGGAGCAGTACAAGAAGGACTACGCCGCCGGTGCCTACGACGGCTGGCAGCTCGGGTGGTACCCCGACTTCCCCGACACCGACAACTACCTGTCGCCGTTCTACGCCAAGAACAACTTCATCGGCGCGGGCTACGGCTACTCCAACCCGCAGATGGACAAGCTGCTGACCCAGGAGAAGTCCACTCCGGACCAGCAGAAGCGGCAGCAGGCGTTCTCGCAGATCCAGACGATCGCCACCCAGGACGTGCCGCTGATCCCGCTGTGGCAGGACAACATGATCGCCGCCGTGCGCGACGGCGTGACCGGTGTCAAGGACACCTTCGACCCGCTCTACACCTTCCGGTTCTGGTTGGTCGACGCGAGCAAGGCGCAGTAG
- a CDS encoding MFS transporter, whose product MPASGGESARPGGLDAPVAESVDPTETTHLDDPSDLSDPSRLPDARTRRRSTVALVTGVVLMNVSMVPAGTVGSLLASDSYGPAWSGVPGASGVVGTALGALGLSALMRTRGRRAGIRTGYAVATLGAVVGAVAVGAAVLPLLAVGMMLLGIGNGGAQLSRYAVADLHPADRKAFVLSLVVWGSTVGALVGPGLIAPAAHLSARAGIPPYAGTYVLAILTTGAALVVAGLLPRAGRGDPRNRERPRPGEVGRVLRLPAVRVALAGMVSAQLAMVAVMTMTPLQLHRHGQGLDVVGWVLSAHLAGMFALSPLSGRLTDRLGGRTVTSAGAGVLIGSAALAMAAPTSHTVGIPLALFLLGYGWNLCFVGGSAILSRELPAPVRSQVQGAVDAVVWGSSASAGLASGAVFAGGGYVLVAFVAGLIAVAPLVMLAASRPRPASPEGSS is encoded by the coding sequence ATGCCCGCATCCGGAGGCGAATCCGCGCGTCCCGGTGGGCTCGACGCGCCCGTCGCCGAGTCCGTCGACCCCACCGAGACCACCCACCTGGACGACCCGTCCGACCTGTCCGACCCGAGCCGGCTGCCCGACGCACGCACCCGGCGCCGGTCGACGGTCGCGCTGGTCACGGGCGTCGTGTTGATGAACGTCTCGATGGTTCCCGCCGGAACCGTCGGCAGCCTGCTCGCCAGCGACAGCTACGGGCCCGCGTGGAGCGGCGTGCCGGGCGCTTCCGGCGTCGTCGGCACCGCACTGGGTGCGCTGGGGCTGTCCGCACTCATGCGCACCCGCGGGCGGCGTGCCGGGATCCGCACCGGCTACGCGGTCGCCACCCTCGGCGCCGTGGTCGGTGCCGTCGCGGTCGGTGCGGCGGTGCTTCCCCTGCTGGCGGTGGGAATGATGCTGCTCGGCATCGGCAACGGTGGCGCCCAGCTGTCCCGCTACGCCGTGGCCGACCTGCACCCGGCCGACCGCAAGGCGTTCGTTCTCAGCCTGGTGGTGTGGGGCAGCACCGTGGGCGCGCTGGTCGGGCCGGGCCTGATCGCGCCGGCGGCGCACCTGTCCGCCCGCGCCGGGATCCCGCCGTACGCCGGCACCTACGTGCTGGCGATCCTCACCACCGGCGCGGCGCTGGTGGTGGCGGGTCTGCTGCCCCGGGCAGGTCGCGGTGACCCGCGCAACCGCGAACGCCCTCGGCCCGGTGAGGTCGGCCGGGTCCTGCGGCTGCCCGCGGTGCGGGTCGCCCTGGCCGGCATGGTGTCGGCCCAGCTGGCGATGGTCGCGGTGATGACGATGACTCCGCTGCAGTTGCACCGGCACGGGCAGGGCCTGGACGTCGTGGGCTGGGTGCTCAGTGCTCACCTGGCCGGGATGTTCGCGCTGTCACCGCTGTCCGGACGCCTCACCGACCGGCTCGGTGGGCGGACGGTGACCAGCGCCGGCGCCGGCGTGCTGATCGGTTCCGCCGCCCTGGCCATGGCGGCGCCCACGTCCCACACGGTGGGGATTCCGCTGGCGTTGTTCCTGCTCGGGTACGGCTGGAACCTCTGCTTCGTCGGGGGCAGCGCGATCCTGAGCCGGGAGCTACCGGCGCCGGTGCGCAGTCAGGTGCAGGGCGCGGTGGACGCGGTGGTGTGGGGCTCGTCGGCGTCGGCCGGCCTGGCGTCGGGAGCGGTGTTCGCCGGCGGGGGATACGTCCTGGTCGCGTTCGTCGCCGGACTGATCGCGGTCGCACCGCTGGTGATGCTCGCCGCCTCGCGTCCGCGCCCCGCGAGTCCTGAGGGCTCCTCGTGA
- a CDS encoding sensor histidine kinase has translation MRGATVRDWLRDRPDLVDGAVAFVLVIASVAGLNYRSYAGITFRSPDAWGVVLAVLVAAPLALRRRFPVTVAVIVISAYMALGFADYSSSVGSVAALLMIYTVGAHSTAPRSLAVTVATTIASIVFLYVQRDTYASIGMTFDAITVGLQVLVYGGMWSIARAMRARRRYLVALEDRASRLERAASAEVRAALAEERARMARELHDVVAHHVSVMTVQAGAARRTIDRAPERSVEAMRAVEQTGREALEEMRRIVGALRAADQDETDGSVQLSPRTGVAELGPLLDRAREAGLQVELTVVGEPRPLTSSVDLAIFRVVQESLTNTLKHVGPTRAAVLLRYEPEAVVVGVTDDGSPRRGTSYPAADPQRIDHGLGHGLVGMRERVTLNGGTLYTGTRMVGGFEVLATLPLTEAGTPGSDDSGDSNGSNGSNRPGEPRHGSPASRTAPDEVPS, from the coding sequence GTGCGCGGTGCCACTGTCCGAGACTGGCTTCGAGACCGCCCCGACCTGGTGGACGGGGCGGTTGCCTTCGTGCTCGTGATCGCCAGCGTCGCCGGGCTGAACTACCGCTCCTACGCCGGGATCACGTTCCGCTCGCCGGACGCCTGGGGAGTGGTGCTCGCCGTCCTGGTCGCCGCGCCGCTCGCCCTGCGTCGGCGGTTCCCCGTGACGGTCGCGGTGATCGTGATCTCGGCATACATGGCGCTCGGTTTCGCCGACTACAGCTCCTCCGTCGGCTCGGTGGCGGCCCTGCTGATGATCTACACCGTCGGCGCGCACAGCACGGCGCCGCGAAGCCTCGCGGTCACCGTGGCCACCACGATCGCCTCCATCGTCTTCCTCTACGTACAGCGCGACACCTACGCCTCGATCGGCATGACGTTCGACGCGATCACCGTCGGTCTGCAGGTCCTCGTCTACGGCGGCATGTGGAGCATCGCCCGCGCCATGCGTGCCCGCCGCCGCTACCTGGTCGCGCTGGAGGACCGCGCCAGCCGCCTGGAGCGCGCCGCCTCCGCGGAGGTCCGCGCGGCGCTGGCGGAAGAACGCGCCCGGATGGCGCGCGAGCTGCACGACGTGGTGGCCCACCACGTGAGCGTGATGACGGTGCAGGCGGGTGCCGCGCGGCGGACGATCGACCGGGCACCCGAGCGCAGCGTCGAGGCGATGCGGGCGGTCGAGCAGACCGGGCGGGAGGCGCTGGAGGAGATGCGCCGCATCGTCGGTGCGCTCCGCGCCGCCGACCAGGACGAGACCGACGGCAGCGTGCAGTTGTCCCCGCGTACCGGAGTCGCCGAACTCGGCCCGCTGCTGGACCGGGCCCGCGAAGCCGGCCTGCAGGTCGAGCTCACCGTGGTCGGCGAACCCCGCCCCCTGACCTCCAGCGTCGACCTGGCGATCTTCCGGGTCGTCCAGGAGTCGTTGACCAACACCCTGAAGCACGTCGGCCCCACCCGGGCGGCCGTGCTGTTGAGGTACGAACCAGAGGCGGTCGTCGTGGGCGTCACCGACGACGGCAGTCCGCGGCGCGGGACGTCCTACCCCGCCGCCGACCCCCAGCGGATCGACCACGGACTCGGGCACGGACTGGTCGGTATGCGCGAACGCGTGACGTTGAACGGAGGCACCTTGTACACGGGTACCCGGATGGTCGGCGGGTTCGAGGTGCTCGCCACCCTGCCGTTGACCGAGGCCGGCACGCCGGGCTCCGACGATTCTGGCGATTCCAACGGTTCCAACGGTTCCAACCGCCCTGGAGAGCCGAGGCACGGTTCCCCCGCGAGCCGGACCGCGCCGGACGAGGTGCCGTCGTGA